The proteins below come from a single Garra rufa chromosome 3, GarRuf1.0, whole genome shotgun sequence genomic window:
- the LOC141331003 gene encoding C-type mannose receptor 2-like, with protein MAQPLYSNLLLIALCSISECVRRQYHFINENKTWTEAQRYCREKYTDLATVDNMNDMNELNKSLNYGGFPHVWIGLQKTGRDEWQWSAGEPALYLNWATGQPEGRDYCAMMTNGQWHDLPCNNSRHFICNNTNTGLILVNQMMNWTDAQSYCRLNQTDLVSVRNQNENQQVQQFISYRQLSGSHVWIGLFRVRDSWQWSDQSDSSFRYWNTREPNNVGGHENCTAVNQKVRGQWIDVRCNRSYPFVCHEDKLIVITENLTWSEALRYCRQNHVDLVSVHSEEIQHRVMNVVKRASTAAVWLGLRHSCTVGIWFWVSGETVCYQNWAPGNGTSEEDCEHAVRSGAVQSGGDQRWISRPEHHKLNFICSRY; from the exons ATGGCCCAGCCTCTATATTCCAATCTTCTTCTCATTG CTCTCTGCTCCATATCTGAATGTGTTCGGCGTCAGTATCACTTTATAAATGAGAACAAGACCTGGACTGAAGCTCAGAGATACTGCAGAGAGAAATACACAGATCTGGCCACCGTTGACAACATGAACGACATGAACGAGCTGAACAAGAGTTTGAATTATGGAGGTTTTCCTCATGTCTGGATTGGGCTGCAGAAGACGGGTCGTGATGAATGGCAGTGGTCTGCAGGTGAACCTGCGCTCTATCTGAACTGGGCTACTGGACAACCTGAAGGCAGAGATTATTGTGCTATGATGACAAATGGACAGTGGCATGATTTGCCATGTAATAATAGCCGCCATTTCATCTGCAACAACA CAAACACAGGACTCATCTTAGTCAATCAGATGATGAATTGGACAGATGCTCAGAGTTACTGCAGACTAAATCAAACTGATCTGGTCAGTGTGAGGAACCAGAATGAGAATCAACAGGTTCAGCAGTTCATTAGTTATAGACAGTTATCTGGATCACATGTCTGGATCGGCCTGTTCAGAGTCAGAGACTCATGGCAGTGGTCAGATCAGAGTGATTCCTCATTCAGATACTGGAACACTCGTGAACCTAATAATGTTGGAGGTCATGAAAACTGTACAGCTGTCAATCAGAAAGTTCGGGGACAATGGATTGACGTCCGTTGCAACAGGTCATATCCTTTTGTGTGTCATGAAG ataAACTGATTGTGATCACAGAGAATCTGACGTGGTCTGAAGCTCTGAGATACTGCAGACAGAATCACGTGGATCTGGTCTCGGTTCATTCAGAAGAGATTCAGCATCGTGTGATGAACGTGGTTAAACGGGCGTCTACTGCGGCGGTGTGGTTGGGTTTACGTCACTCCTGCACTGTGGGCATCTGGTTCTGGGTGAGTGGAGAGACCGTGTGCTATCAGAACTGGGCTCCAGGGAACGGCACATCAGAGGAGGACTGTGAACATGCAGTGAGATCTGGAGCAGTTCAGTCTGGAGGAGATCAGCGCTGGATCAGCCGTCCTGAACACCACAAACTCAACTTCATCTGCAGCAGATATTAA